A genomic segment from Chitinophaga niabensis encodes:
- a CDS encoding alpha/beta fold hydrolase yields MWKKISNGNQEGAYWAEGEGKVVVLIHGFAEDHSVWEHQTAFLRVHYRVLVPDLPGTGNSPLTHPLSVESMAEFIYAMLVTEGVSEATVIGHSMGGYVALAFAEKYPHLLEGLGLFSSTAKADSPEKVEARQKSIRMMQQYDREPFLRQLIPNMFAEAFRSKQAARVENFVQQALPGNKEPLIAYYEAMIARPDRTAVLKEIRVPVLFFIGKDDQAVPPDNTLGQVTLPAIASVHIFDQVGHMGLLEVYEESNLVLHHFIAFCQRAL; encoded by the coding sequence ATGTGGAAAAAAATCAGTAACGGAAACCAGGAAGGTGCTTATTGGGCAGAAGGCGAAGGGAAAGTAGTTGTATTAATACATGGATTTGCAGAAGATCATTCGGTTTGGGAACATCAAACGGCGTTCCTGAGGGTACACTACCGTGTATTGGTACCAGACCTGCCGGGAACCGGCAATTCCCCATTAACACATCCTTTAAGTGTAGAGAGCATGGCAGAATTCATCTATGCCATGCTGGTAACGGAAGGAGTCAGTGAGGCTACAGTTATCGGGCATTCCATGGGCGGATACGTGGCGCTCGCCTTTGCGGAAAAATATCCGCACCTGCTGGAAGGATTGGGTTTATTCAGCTCCACCGCCAAAGCAGATAGCCCGGAGAAAGTGGAAGCACGGCAGAAATCCATCCGCATGATGCAGCAATACGACAGGGAACCATTCCTGCGGCAGCTGATACCAAATATGTTCGCGGAGGCGTTTCGCAGCAAACAGGCTGCCCGCGTGGAAAATTTTGTGCAGCAGGCCCTGCCGGGCAATAAAGAACCGCTCATTGCGTATTATGAAGCAATGATAGCCAGGCCGGACAGAACAGCCGTATTAAAAGAGATCAGGGTACCGGTGCTGTTCTTCATCGGCAAAGATGACCAGGCAGTACCACCAGATAATACATTAGGACAAGTAACACTCCCGGCTATTGCCAGCGTGCATATTTTTGACCAGGTAGGACACATGGGACTATTAGAGGTTTACGAAGAAAGTAATCTCGTCCTTCATCATTTTATAGCTTTTTGCCAGCGGGCGTTGTAA
- a CDS encoding SDR family NAD(P)-dependent oxidoreductase yields the protein MKIALITGATAGFGEACAERFAKEGYHLVITGRRAERLQEVQQQLEQQYKVKVKTLVFDVRDKAAVETALGSLEDAWRAIDVLVNNAGLALDLSTIDEGNTEDWDTMLDTNVKGLLYVSRTVIPWMRDRRKGHIVNIGSTAAKTVYAKGNVYCASKAAVDALSQGMRIDLLPYNIKVTAVHPGAAETEFSLVRFKGDASRAKDVYKGFTPLSGKDVADVVFYCCSLPPHVCINDLVVTPTAQANAYYIHR from the coding sequence ATGAAAATTGCCCTGATCACCGGCGCCACTGCCGGTTTTGGAGAAGCTTGTGCAGAAAGGTTTGCCAAAGAAGGATACCATCTTGTGATCACCGGCCGCAGGGCAGAACGGTTACAGGAAGTACAGCAGCAACTGGAGCAGCAATATAAGGTAAAGGTTAAAACCCTTGTATTTGATGTAAGGGATAAAGCAGCGGTAGAAACCGCGCTGGGTTCCCTGGAAGATGCATGGCGGGCAATAGATGTATTGGTAAATAACGCAGGCCTTGCCCTGGACCTTTCCACCATCGACGAAGGCAATACAGAAGACTGGGATACCATGCTGGACACTAATGTAAAAGGCCTCCTTTACGTTTCCCGTACCGTGATCCCCTGGATGCGGGACCGCCGAAAAGGCCATATTGTGAACATTGGCTCCACTGCCGCCAAAACCGTTTATGCAAAAGGGAATGTGTACTGCGCCAGCAAAGCTGCCGTGGATGCACTTTCACAGGGTATGCGAATAGACCTCCTCCCCTATAATATCAAAGTAACCGCAGTACATCCCGGTGCTGCAGAAACAGAATTCTCCCTGGTGCGGTTCAAAGGAGATGCCTCCCGCGCCAAAGATGTGTATAAAGGATTCACTCCCTTAAGCGGGAAAGACGTGGCTGACGTGGTGTTTTACTGCTGCTCCCTGCCTCCGCATGTTTGTATTAACGACCTGGTGGTGACCCCAACGGCCCAGGCCAATGCTTATTATATCCACCGGTAG
- a CDS encoding DinB family protein — protein MATELNTEIKETQTALLQALDAFNQEQLNKVPFEGSWTGGQVGEHLTKAVSAGLLYGNTTETERPPDVMVKPLRDQFLNFDIKMKSPDFIIPSDGPHVKQEVRGQLEKIWEEIEEAASTLDLTKTCLDFELPGAGHLTRLEWLNFMVVHTKRHTHQLKNIYKALTA, from the coding sequence ATGGCAACGGAATTAAATACGGAAATCAAAGAAACCCAAACTGCCTTATTACAAGCCCTGGATGCTTTCAACCAGGAGCAACTCAACAAGGTGCCTTTTGAAGGCAGCTGGACGGGAGGACAAGTAGGTGAACACCTCACCAAAGCAGTATCTGCCGGTCTCCTGTATGGTAATACAACAGAAACAGAAAGGCCGCCGGACGTAATGGTAAAACCATTGCGGGACCAGTTCCTGAACTTCGATATCAAAATGAAGTCGCCGGACTTTATCATTCCTTCAGATGGGCCGCATGTTAAACAGGAAGTAAGGGGCCAACTGGAAAAGATCTGGGAAGAAATTGAAGAGGCAGCCAGCACACTGGACCTTACTAAAACCTGCCTGGATTTTGAATTACCCGGTGCTGGCCATCTTACCCGGTTGGAGTGGCTTAATTTTATGGTAGTGCATACAAAGCGGCATACCCATCAATTGAAGAACATCTACAAAGCACTCACGGCATAA
- a CDS encoding PKD domain-containing protein encodes MLFCIANAYHIIGGEIFYRNVGFNALNGNFRYVVTLKLYRDGDFVCGSRQGCLDYFENPVPINIFNAAGSRVGPPRILSIQYTRPLRDTLKNPCLAPQTIYLEVAFYISDTIELPPIAGGYYISYQRCCRGEALTNIYNSEREGSTFYTVIPGTGSRPGNNSAYFGIDEAPVICAGLPFRYNYSATDPDGDSLTYELCSALAGGNTRNNESVSPPPYTTTVSYIAPYHGGAPMGGNPAMAIDNNGLITGIPDRPGKFVVSVCVTEYDRATKQRLGTHHKDLLITVYNCVTRITASTPSLLNNCSDTLGFSVPITNNSVAGFTSTFQWTFSDGTDTVTNSRDVFFHQFADTGVYRVKLVVNPGLPCTDSTTGRINNYPGLRAGFTVDGLCRENPVYFNDTSSYRYGRIISRKWDFGVPNTKLDTSLVQNPVYRFPKGEVYTVRLMLQTNRGCEAEVTKNLRLYEVNPFAGNDTILARGETLKLQASGGDTYAWWPPTGLSDANIRDPLLRWNNEIDFVLRVSNQQGCVGYDSINVKYYTGPEFYIPNAFTPNGDGTNDYFRFIPVGIKEYHFFRIFNRWGELMHSSLDFRKGWDGYYKGRPAAIDTYLWILEGVDMNGRKLFKKGTVTLLR; translated from the coding sequence ATGCTTTTTTGCATCGCAAACGCCTATCACATCATCGGCGGAGAGATCTTTTACCGCAACGTAGGATTCAATGCACTTAATGGTAATTTCCGCTATGTAGTTACGCTCAAATTATACCGCGATGGCGATTTTGTATGCGGCAGCCGGCAGGGTTGCCTGGATTATTTTGAGAACCCTGTTCCGATCAACATCTTTAATGCAGCAGGCAGCCGTGTGGGGCCTCCCAGGATACTAAGCATACAATACACCCGCCCTTTGAGGGACACCCTGAAGAATCCCTGCCTTGCGCCACAGACCATTTACCTGGAAGTAGCTTTTTATATCAGCGATACCATTGAGCTTCCTCCCATTGCCGGCGGATATTATATTTCTTATCAACGTTGCTGCCGCGGGGAAGCATTGACCAATATCTACAATTCAGAAAGAGAAGGCTCTACTTTCTATACCGTTATCCCCGGTACCGGATCAAGGCCCGGCAATAACAGTGCTTATTTTGGTATAGACGAAGCGCCCGTGATCTGTGCAGGCCTTCCCTTCCGTTATAACTATTCCGCCACAGACCCTGACGGCGATAGTTTAACGTATGAACTCTGCAGCGCCCTGGCGGGAGGTAATACCCGGAACAATGAATCTGTTTCTCCACCACCATACACCACAACAGTCAGTTATATAGCTCCTTATCATGGCGGTGCGCCTATGGGCGGAAATCCCGCCATGGCCATTGATAACAATGGCCTCATCACCGGCATTCCGGACAGGCCCGGGAAATTTGTTGTATCCGTATGCGTAACGGAATATGACCGGGCCACGAAACAACGGCTGGGCACACATCATAAGGACCTGTTGATCACGGTCTACAATTGCGTTACGCGGATCACGGCGTCCACTCCTTCCCTGCTCAATAACTGTAGTGATACCTTAGGATTTTCCGTGCCCATTACCAATAACAGCGTGGCAGGTTTTACCTCTACTTTCCAGTGGACCTTCAGTGATGGTACGGACACGGTCACTAATTCCCGCGATGTGTTCTTTCACCAATTCGCTGATACAGGCGTATATCGTGTTAAACTGGTAGTGAATCCGGGATTACCCTGTACGGACAGTACCACAGGCAGGATCAACAATTATCCCGGACTGCGTGCAGGCTTTACCGTAGATGGATTATGCAGGGAGAACCCTGTGTACTTTAATGATACTTCTTCCTACCGGTACGGCCGTATTATCAGCCGGAAGTGGGATTTTGGTGTACCCAATACCAAACTGGATACCTCGCTTGTGCAAAATCCTGTATATAGATTTCCCAAGGGAGAAGTGTATACAGTCCGGTTGATGCTGCAAACCAACCGGGGCTGCGAAGCAGAAGTAACAAAGAACCTCCGGCTCTACGAAGTGAATCCATTTGCGGGGAACGATACCATCCTTGCCCGTGGGGAAACGTTGAAGTTACAGGCATCCGGAGGGGATACCTATGCCTGGTGGCCACCCACAGGGCTTAGTGATGCCAACATACGGGACCCGCTCCTACGCTGGAACAACGAGATAGATTTTGTGCTGAGGGTATCTAACCAGCAGGGATGTGTGGGGTATGATTCCATCAATGTTAAATACTACACCGGCCCTGAGTTCTATATCCCCAATGCTTTCACTCCTAACGGGGACGGTACCAATGATTACTTCCGGTTCATTCCGGTAGGTATTAAAGAATATCATTTCTTCCGCATCTTCAACCGCTGGGGTGAACTGATGCACAGCTCCCTGGACTTCCGCAAAGGATGGGACGGTTATTACAAAGGCCGTCCGGCTGCCATAGATACCTATCTCTGGATCCTGGAAGGGGTAGACATGAACGGCAGGAAACTTTTCAAAAAAGGAACGGTAACTTTGTTGCGCTAA
- the lnt gene encoding apolipoprotein N-acyltransferase: protein MMHPTLRKRLPLLLSLLSGILMWAAWPTSPLTFLVFAGLVPLLALTDLVKGRGAYWGLTFLSFWIWNTGTTWWVGNTTVPASGIFANAFNALIMTIPWLGYKIARERMSTAMSYFALIIYWLTFEYIHLEWDFSWPWLMLGNAFAMRPDWVQWYEYTGTTGGTLWVLLVNILFYSVIKTKPSAVWKPLTLVIVPLALSYGLFPKPGKTNGIHVVVVQPNIDPYDEKFSEGSAQQQLEKLITLTKQKIRPETRYVIWPETALFTQGAWEHELNLMPDVIRIREFLQQYPNTRLIAGASTFKQYTGTSEVPLTARTRADGGPPYDAFNSAIQVDTSGNIQIYHKAKLVPGVELTPYMRYFPFMKKLALDFGGISGSYGLTPGVNLFTDPAQGCNVFDAICYESVYGDFVAQKVREGANILAISTNDGWWGNTQGHKQHLQYARLRAIETRRWVARSANTGTSAFIDPWGAVIDPQPYWQQGIIAHDVTPRYDLTFYVKYSSSIAKAPLIFCILLLSYTIVLRVIRRQHVEKNQ from the coding sequence ATGATGCACCCGACCTTGCGCAAACGTCTTCCACTGCTACTTAGCCTGCTTTCAGGGATCCTTATGTGGGCTGCCTGGCCTACTTCCCCACTTACCTTCCTGGTATTTGCAGGATTAGTTCCCCTGCTGGCACTCACGGACCTGGTCAAAGGCCGCGGGGCATACTGGGGGCTTACTTTCCTGAGCTTCTGGATCTGGAACACGGGCACCACCTGGTGGGTAGGTAACACCACTGTTCCCGCAAGCGGCATCTTTGCCAATGCATTCAATGCGCTGATCATGACCATTCCCTGGCTGGGCTATAAAATAGCCCGGGAAAGGATGAGCACGGCCATGAGTTATTTTGCGCTCATCATTTACTGGTTAACTTTTGAATACATTCACCTGGAATGGGACTTCAGCTGGCCCTGGCTCATGCTGGGCAATGCATTTGCCATGCGGCCGGACTGGGTGCAATGGTATGAATATACCGGCACCACGGGCGGAACATTATGGGTATTGCTGGTAAACATCCTCTTCTACAGTGTGATAAAAACCAAACCTTCCGCAGTATGGAAACCATTAACATTAGTGATCGTTCCGCTGGCACTTTCTTATGGGCTCTTTCCGAAACCGGGCAAAACAAATGGTATACACGTAGTAGTAGTGCAGCCCAATATTGATCCTTATGATGAAAAGTTCAGTGAAGGATCTGCACAACAGCAACTGGAAAAATTAATTACGCTCACCAAACAAAAGATCAGGCCGGAAACCCGCTATGTGATCTGGCCGGAAACGGCCCTTTTTACACAAGGGGCCTGGGAGCATGAACTGAACCTCATGCCGGATGTGATCCGGATCCGGGAGTTCTTACAACAATATCCCAATACCAGGCTCATTGCAGGAGCTTCTACCTTTAAGCAATATACAGGAACAAGCGAAGTACCATTAACCGCAAGGACCCGTGCAGACGGCGGCCCTCCTTATGATGCGTTCAATTCCGCCATACAGGTGGATACCTCTGGCAATATACAGATCTATCATAAAGCGAAATTAGTGCCCGGGGTAGAGCTCACTCCGTATATGCGTTATTTCCCATTCATGAAAAAACTGGCGCTGGACTTTGGTGGCATTTCCGGCAGTTATGGTCTGACCCCCGGGGTGAACTTATTTACAGATCCGGCACAGGGTTGTAATGTTTTTGATGCCATCTGTTATGAGTCCGTATATGGTGATTTTGTAGCACAAAAAGTACGGGAAGGGGCTAACATATTGGCTATTAGCACTAACGACGGATGGTGGGGCAACACCCAGGGCCATAAACAGCATTTACAATATGCAAGACTGAGGGCGATCGAAACAAGGCGCTGGGTAGCACGCAGTGCTAATACGGGCACCTCTGCTTTTATTGATCCCTGGGGTGCAGTGATTGATCCTCAACCCTATTGGCAACAAGGAATTATTGCACATGATGTAACACCACGATATGATCTTACGTTTTATGTAAAATATAGCAGCAGCATCGCCAAAGCTCCCCTGATCTTTTGTATATTGCTCTTGTCATACACCATTGTTTTACGTGTAATACGCAGGCAACATGTGGAAAAAAATCAGTAA
- a CDS encoding gliding motility-associated C-terminal domain-containing protein produces the protein MRKILIITLLGLVSMAAKADHVIGGEMYYTYLGKVGANNQYSITLKLFIRCDATSQQIDQQVNITIYNAGGSRVRDLENIPLGNLQRYSANEVDPCIINPPNVCYQIGYYTRTVDLPPNASGYIATFERCCRRIGLANIFSDNNNVGGTYSCSIPGNHNGFDTNSSPTFSKERGVIVCANNRFKYDFAAEDPNGDSLAYSFSTAFTGATRDDPKPDVSSPPGQTVTYKSPFSADLPLGDKVTIDPLTGVISGIAPRSGLYIVTVTVKEYRNGIYIGEHRKEFQFTVESCVRQVVAAMPDKYNDCDGYTITFINNSTPNKEYVWDFGDGNTLTTTSREPFQYTYAVQNTYTVKLSVDKNSSCGDSAFAKVLVYPVLKPSFDASGLCITKPTQFINTSTNDIGNFEYYKWDFGDGAILNDTANVRTTSWQYTRPGDYIVSLYTRTDKGCEKTFKDTLSIYDKPPFTTTGDTVLCINDGLTLSAESTLPGSYLWGPTPLYNITGETTPNPYVTPKVDYTYNVTFTDNTGCTNTKEVKIDVRDKLLVRTGADSVICTGDPVNLQAVADGPYRFTWTDLGTRAILGNTANITVTPARSSSYEIRVDLGTCFAADSINFRGVDPPNAFAGLDTAICYGEKLWLHASGGAYYSWTPPGTLTSPRLPSTLAWPKTTTTYVVTVTDTLGCPKPVTASRTVTVIPPVPAFAGNDTIITKGQLFHMHGSGGYSYTWTPADGLTNPNIADPVTNINRDFTYHLVVRTIEGCVGEDDIKIRYMAGPEIYVPTAFTPNGDGVNDIFRPLPVGITKLESFRVYNRWGEEVYSTNEYLKGWDGTRRGQRIDSGTYVWIVRGMNEAGVMMERRGTVVLIR, from the coding sequence TTGCGGAAAATATTAATCATCACTTTATTGGGCCTGGTTTCCATGGCTGCAAAGGCCGATCACGTTATCGGTGGTGAAATGTATTATACCTACCTGGGTAAAGTTGGTGCGAATAATCAATACTCCATCACGCTCAAGCTCTTTATCCGCTGCGATGCAACCAGTCAGCAAATAGATCAGCAGGTAAATATTACCATCTATAATGCCGGCGGCAGCAGGGTAAGGGACCTGGAGAACATTCCCCTGGGCAACCTGCAACGTTATTCCGCGAATGAAGTTGATCCCTGCATCATCAACCCTCCCAATGTATGTTACCAGATCGGTTATTATACCAGAACGGTAGATCTGCCTCCTAACGCCAGCGGCTATATTGCCACTTTTGAACGTTGCTGCCGGCGGATAGGGCTTGCTAATATATTTTCAGACAACAATAATGTAGGCGGCACTTATTCCTGTAGTATCCCCGGCAACCATAATGGTTTTGATACAAACAGCAGTCCTACTTTTTCAAAAGAAAGAGGCGTGATCGTTTGTGCCAATAACCGGTTCAAATACGATTTCGCCGCGGAAGATCCGAATGGAGATTCATTGGCCTACTCCTTTTCTACTGCATTTACAGGAGCAACCAGGGATGACCCGAAACCAGACGTATCCAGCCCTCCCGGCCAGACCGTTACTTACAAATCTCCCTTTTCCGCAGACCTGCCATTGGGAGATAAGGTAACCATTGATCCCTTAACCGGCGTCATTTCCGGTATTGCTCCCAGGAGCGGCCTGTACATTGTAACAGTTACCGTGAAAGAATACCGCAATGGTATTTACATCGGCGAACACCGCAAGGAATTCCAATTCACGGTAGAATCATGCGTGCGGCAGGTAGTAGCAGCCATGCCGGATAAATATAATGACTGTGATGGCTATACGATCACCTTCATCAATAACAGTACGCCGAACAAAGAATATGTATGGGATTTTGGTGATGGTAATACGTTAACCACTACCAGCCGCGAACCTTTTCAATATACTTACGCCGTTCAAAATACCTATACCGTAAAACTGTCTGTAGACAAGAACAGTAGTTGCGGCGACAGTGCTTTTGCCAAAGTGCTTGTTTACCCTGTATTAAAACCCTCTTTTGATGCCAGCGGGCTTTGCATCACCAAACCTACACAGTTCATCAATACTTCCACTAACGACATTGGTAATTTTGAATACTATAAATGGGACTTTGGGGACGGTGCTATCCTGAATGATACGGCTAATGTGAGAACAACGAGCTGGCAATACACCCGGCCCGGGGATTATATTGTTAGCTTATATACCAGAACAGACAAAGGCTGCGAGAAAACATTTAAAGACACGCTCAGCATTTATGATAAACCGCCATTCACCACTACCGGCGATACAGTGCTTTGTATCAATGACGGTTTAACGCTGAGCGCTGAAAGTACGCTGCCGGGATCTTATCTCTGGGGTCCAACACCATTATATAATATCACAGGGGAAACTACTCCTAACCCATACGTTACGCCGAAGGTGGATTATACCTATAACGTTACCTTCACTGATAATACCGGCTGTACCAATACCAAAGAAGTGAAAATAGATGTACGGGATAAATTATTGGTACGTACCGGGGCAGACAGTGTGATCTGCACGGGCGATCCCGTAAACCTCCAGGCAGTAGCAGACGGGCCTTACCGGTTCACCTGGACCGATCTTGGCACCCGTGCTATTTTAGGCAACACAGCCAACATAACAGTAACGCCCGCACGATCAAGCTCTTATGAGATCAGAGTAGACCTTGGTACCTGTTTTGCGGCGGATTCCATCAATTTCAGAGGGGTGGATCCACCCAATGCTTTTGCCGGTTTGGATACTGCCATTTGTTATGGAGAAAAGCTTTGGCTGCATGCCAGCGGCGGTGCTTATTATTCCTGGACGCCACCCGGTACCCTTACGAGCCCAAGGCTTCCCAGCACACTGGCATGGCCTAAAACCACCACTACCTATGTGGTAACCGTTACGGATACACTCGGTTGCCCCAAACCAGTCACTGCATCCAGGACCGTAACCGTTATTCCTCCCGTTCCAGCTTTTGCCGGGAATGATACCATTATTACCAAAGGCCAGTTATTCCATATGCATGGAAGCGGCGGATACAGCTACACCTGGACTCCGGCAGACGGGCTGACCAACCCAAATATTGCAGATCCTGTCACCAATATCAACCGCGATTTCACTTATCACCTGGTAGTCAGAACGATAGAAGGATGCGTGGGAGAAGACGATATTAAGATCCGGTATATGGCCGGCCCTGAAATTTATGTGCCCACTGCGTTTACCCCTAACGGTGATGGTGTGAATGATATATTCCGGCCACTGCCCGTAGGGATCACCAAACTGGAATCCTTCAGGGTGTATAACCGCTGGGGAGAAGAGGTTTACAGCACCAATGAATATTTGAAAGGATGGGATGGTACCCGCCGTGGTCAACGGATAGATTCCGGTACTTATGTATGGATCGTAAGAGGTATGAACGAAGCAGGCGTGATGATGGAACGCCGGGGAACGGTAGTATTGATCCGCTGA
- a CDS encoding glycoside hydrolase family 26 protein — MKTLLLLCCCVQISMAQTIDRTATAETKALFKNLLLLSEDHVLFGHQHATEYGHGWANEADRSDVRSVVGSHPAVIGVDFMGFSGNSPEAVKQAKEQIRKTVTDAYDRGGVITAAWHFSNPVSKGGFYWVDSLSLPAVKYIIPGGSAHQTYKEILRGIGEWAHSVKGKNGTLAPVIFRPFHEFDGDWFWWGKGHTSREDFISLWRFTVSYLRDSLQVHNFIYAFSPDNKFNTREEFLERYPGDEWVDMVGMDNYGDMGRDRYDLETAARKLKIVSDLALEKGKLAAFTETGLESIPNTNWWTGTLLKVLKTPGLRLSYVLVWRNDMKSPTHYYAPFPGQVSVPDFKLFYDDPFTLFEKDLKSIYKL; from the coding sequence ATGAAAACACTCTTACTCCTCTGCTGTTGCGTACAGATCTCTATGGCGCAAACCATTGATAGAACGGCCACAGCTGAAACAAAAGCCTTGTTCAAAAACCTCCTTTTACTCTCTGAGGATCATGTGTTATTTGGTCACCAGCATGCTACAGAGTATGGGCATGGCTGGGCTAATGAAGCTGACAGATCTGATGTAAGGTCTGTAGTGGGTTCGCATCCCGCAGTGATAGGTGTTGATTTCATGGGCTTCTCCGGGAATTCTCCCGAAGCAGTAAAACAGGCAAAAGAGCAGATCAGAAAAACGGTAACAGATGCTTATGACCGTGGTGGTGTGATCACTGCTGCCTGGCATTTCTCCAACCCGGTTTCCAAAGGTGGTTTCTATTGGGTGGACTCTCTTTCCTTACCGGCAGTTAAATATATCATTCCCGGTGGCAGCGCACATCAAACTTATAAAGAGATCCTTCGCGGCATTGGGGAATGGGCACATAGTGTAAAAGGGAAGAACGGAACGCTCGCCCCCGTGATCTTCCGCCCTTTCCATGAATTTGACGGGGATTGGTTCTGGTGGGGAAAAGGCCATACCTCCCGGGAAGACTTTATTTCATTATGGCGCTTTACGGTTTCTTACCTGAGGGACAGTCTCCAGGTACATAACTTCATCTATGCCTTTTCGCCGGATAATAAATTCAATACGAGAGAGGAGTTTTTAGAACGTTATCCCGGAGATGAATGGGTAGATATGGTAGGCATGGATAATTACGGGGATATGGGAAGAGACCGTTATGACCTGGAAACGGCTGCGCGTAAGTTAAAGATCGTATCGGACCTTGCCCTTGAAAAAGGTAAACTGGCTGCCTTCACGGAAACAGGACTGGAATCCATTCCCAATACAAACTGGTGGACGGGTACCCTTTTAAAAGTATTGAAAACACCAGGGCTGCGATTAAGTTATGTGCTGGTGTGGCGCAATGATATGAAGAGCCCTACGCATTATTATGCGCCATTTCCGGGGCAGGTAAGTGTACCGGATTTTAAATTGTTCTATGATGATCCGTTTACTTTGTTTGAGAAGGACCTTAAAAGTATTTACAAATTATAG
- a CDS encoding PhoX family protein has translation MKLFNLTLRVCPLLAGIAMVSCNNDKDQPAPPVELSTSSITPSLVKTLAGFESLKIYPLISSDDKLSGSADFVYGAQPDGGGMMKDPAGNGYILINNHEILFSVSRVYLDKNLKPLKGEYIVDAEGGKMRLCSGTLATPAENGFGPIFLTAGETDGESMIHGIDPLGAINLKKTNRTLPALGKCSAENAVPLNKNAYPGKTVIFIGEDESSRQGLGQVNLYYANAAGDMANGKLYMLRRLDKNIVETDMAVGSTYDVEFVAYENVATSTGAQLAAQTVTNNAIQFARVEDLDYGKGSVANNRKLYFTSTGVSQADKVTPVAGLTMWGRVYQLELDAANPLKGKLTPLIDGGVNPGNSIVNPDNICVTQNFVYIQEDGDSYYLNNKHDGRIWQYNIATKAIKPMIEMDHRRTDAAFNAKYNPANEQKLSSWEYGAMYDISDLIGKPNTFVVNIHPHTWTDDKFKNADGSGLTTNKEGGQTVIITGIEK, from the coding sequence ATGAAGCTTTTTAACCTAACGCTCCGGGTATGCCCGTTACTTGCGGGCATTGCAATGGTATCCTGCAATAATGACAAGGACCAGCCTGCGCCTCCTGTTGAGCTGAGTACTTCTTCCATAACCCCTTCCCTCGTAAAAACCCTGGCCGGTTTTGAAAGTCTGAAGATCTACCCGCTGATCAGCAGCGATGATAAGCTTTCCGGTTCTGCCGATTTTGTTTACGGCGCACAGCCTGATGGAGGTGGAATGATGAAAGATCCTGCCGGTAACGGTTATATCCTGATCAATAACCACGAGATCCTGTTTTCTGTTTCCCGTGTTTACCTGGATAAGAACCTGAAACCACTGAAAGGGGAGTACATCGTAGATGCAGAAGGTGGTAAAATGCGCCTTTGCTCCGGTACCCTGGCTACCCCTGCAGAAAATGGCTTTGGTCCTATCTTCCTTACCGCAGGAGAAACAGATGGTGAATCGATGATCCATGGCATAGACCCCCTGGGAGCGATTAACCTGAAAAAAACAAACCGCACATTACCTGCCCTGGGTAAATGCAGTGCAGAGAATGCAGTTCCCTTAAACAAAAATGCCTATCCCGGCAAAACCGTTATTTTTATCGGAGAAGATGAAAGCAGCCGCCAGGGACTTGGCCAGGTAAACCTGTATTATGCGAATGCTGCCGGAGATATGGCAAATGGCAAATTGTATATGTTACGGAGGCTGGATAAAAACATCGTTGAAACAGATATGGCGGTAGGTTCTACTTATGATGTGGAGTTTGTTGCTTATGAAAATGTTGCAACGAGCACCGGCGCGCAGTTAGCTGCACAAACAGTCACCAATAATGCTATCCAGTTTGCCCGTGTGGAAGACCTGGATTATGGTAAAGGCTCCGTGGCCAATAACCGCAAATTGTATTTTACCTCCACCGGCGTTAGCCAGGCAGATAAAGTAACCCCTGTTGCGGGGCTTACCATGTGGGGCCGTGTTTATCAGCTGGAACTGGATGCCGCTAATCCCCTGAAAGGAAAACTTACTCCATTGATAGACGGAGGTGTTAATCCCGGTAACAGCATCGTGAACCCCGACAATATCTGTGTTACACAAAACTTTGTGTATATCCAGGAAGATGGGGATTCTTACTATCTAAACAACAAGCACGATGGCCGCATCTGGCAATATAACATTGCCACCAAAGCAATCAAACCGATGATTGAAATGGACCACCGCCGTACAGACGCTGCTTTCAACGCCAAGTATAATCCTGCTAACGAACAAAAATTAAGTTCATGGGAATACGGTGCCATGTATGATATTTCAGACCTCATTGGCAAACCCAATACTTTTGTTGTAAACATTCACCCGCATACCTGGACGGACGATAAGTTCAAAAATGCGGACGGTAGCGGCCTTACAACTAACAAAGAAGGCGGGCAAACTGTTATCATCACTGGAATTGAGAAATGA